One genomic region from Daphnia magna isolate NIES linkage group LG10, ASM2063170v1.1, whole genome shotgun sequence encodes:
- the LOC116932561 gene encoding uncharacterized protein LOC116932561 isoform X2 codes for MTKMSRILPLLLFVFLVNGQIPKRDSSDTLDDSFWTEETSVGDVEKLLKEHRENQDLVRSIGGSHYQIVFPVQLRHREKMGISTREIGAAKTMERPSESSRMNERYSTQQQQTGKHYHRTSLLIKAFSHKFRLDLELNSQLLAPNLIQKHFLPGGVEQFSKQEIEHCYYHGTVKDYPGAVAAFRTCSGVSGIIHIGNETFVIHPFYGGDLSRKHPHVIFEARTKVKQMCANTGMLEWGLRSGNYRGGKNQKNSPKSNERQKRDVREVTKYVETALVLDKAMFEKRNGSRRIEVVQDAIQIANIADLYFRTLNTRVSVVYIETWASENQALIDRSQDIHRALLNFNDYISRKHYNFEKDTTQLLSGETFAGVSGMAAPDTICTVKSVGLSVDINPYEPHLVAGTMAHMIGHNIGMGHDDGRDECHCGDWHGCIMSHSIMGLDNVQPYKFSECSLSDYIDTLRIGHGLCLFNRPNQLGDFRTCGNGVVEVGEECDCGTIEECHESDPCCDPITCKLTAEAECASGPCCDDCKLRPKGYLCRDATNECDLPEICDGRSGQCPLDIFKKNGNQCEINKGYCFNGVCPTLDSQCRLIWGDGGLSADRKCFEQFNSQGSINGHCGLDSQNNYIRCDAEHVMCGSLQCQMGTRYPIVAGMDQMYSRTVVSMAGREFECKITSGTVAAADLPDLGIVRDGTPCGNNLICMNKTCSSIYPYIDRSKCPSNNVALDCSGHGVCSNVNSCFCDAGWTGHDCSTQTNDSYIRSGHSGDKSGLGAAEASERDASHAGALGTGAPPPLNGVTTLKPEAQTSNSKTTSYVDRSGHSTVFMVVMLVSVVGGVFIVFALMALCYRSVVVHRNLSLCLRRKSTMPKYDPPYLKRPLVNPSGQMMTLPKPPGSGGGNPGGGAGPSGMGGAPGPSGISNATANHHHTTSMSTDALSLEAGAKGISFGTMPSYNNRFPGPGNAQLQQHQHHHHQQQQQQHIVQHMKQRQHPHMDGISSASHSHVNSPNSTPAHHGISNHIMQASASEDETLQSGEDEGTAFLDGMPQSNNLSGSGINKQPEKGILKKSGGGVYGSVGAGGGISSSQQQLAGGGGHGPLLTLPLGRMNSGSSMMMNKEKWSEESQSDNQEVMSVLLSPDGGSSRISDRLGASSLSDVERTLKSLNGYHEDILQALRSAAASQRSASTASLSDELRKSFAESYADYFPPPDYLSMRSLNNHDKHGGVGGRGGVMGPGSSVSSTSERLPGLASPLPGGGPLGVGAHGGGDSGDEGDLVPPCGPIRIRNLEDLIRQLERHSARHTSPNGSEDIRMSETEADRHYRLMEAAAGGGVPGLGASDSQSGSDALRFVYGRYRQPTSVPGISLYETTSNENNHDHDDIKHGGHGSGDPGDSDESDSDVVLGADQERLFIDDPLLLSRGGPEELGYGPPLSPSGNSEESYTVDDGTTTVSSSYPSGSRSAVSADESHRVAAAAVEAIAASPHIRPAKFPEYKH; via the exons ATGACAAAAATGTCGCGGATATTGCCACTGCTTCTGTTCGTCTTCCTCGTCAACGGACAAATCCCCAAAAGAG ATTCGTCGGACACGTTGGACGATTCCTTTTGGACCGAGGAGACATCAGTCG gtGATGTGGAGAAGTTGCTCAAGGAGCACCGGGAGAATCAGGACCTGGTGCGATCGATAGGTGGCAGTCATTACCAAATCGTCTTCCCCGTTCAATTGAGACATCGTGAAAAGATGGGCATTTCTACACGTGAAATCGGTGCCGCCAAG ACTATGGAGCGACCGTCTGAATCTAGCAGGATGAATGAACGCTACAGCACTCAG CAGCAACAGACGGGCAAACATTACCACCGAACGTCGCTGCTAATCAAAGCCTTCAGCCACAAGTTCCGACTCGACTTGGAATTGAACTC GCAGCTGTTGGCGCCCAACTTGATCCAAAAGCATTTTCTGCCCGGCGGAGTTGAGCAGTTCTCCAAACAG gaaattGAACACTGCTATTACCATGGGACTGTCAAGGACTACCCCGGTGCTGTGGCTGCCTTCCGGACGTGCAGCGGAGTCAGCGGAATAATCCACATTGGCAACGAGACGTTTGTCATCCATCCGTTTTACGGTGGCGATTTATCG CGGAAACACCCTCACGTCATTTTCGAAGCACGCACAAAAGTGAAGCAAATGTGCGCCAACACGGGAATGTTGGAATGGGGACTGCGCTCCGGAAACTATCGCGGAGGTAAAAATCAGAAGAATTCGCCGAAATCCAACGAGCGACAAAAGAGAGACGTCCGTGAAGTCACGAAATACGTAGAAACTGCCCTCGTTCTTGACAAAGCCATG tttGAAAAGCGAAATGGTAGCCGAAGAATCGAAGTCGTTCAGGACGCTATTCAAATAGCTAATATCGCTGATTTG TATTTCCGCACGCTTAATACACGCGTCTCGGTCGTGTATATTGAAACGTGGGCGAGCGAGAATCAAGCGCTCATCGACCGATCACAGGACATTCACCGCGCGCTGCTCAACTTTAACGATTACATTTCGCGCAAACATTACAACTTCGAAAAGGACACCACTCAACTTCTCTC TGGCGAGACGTTTGCGGGCGTCTCCGGCATGGCAGCACCTGACACGATTTGCACGGTTAAATCGGTTGGACTGAGCGTCGATATCAATCCGTACGAGCCTCACCTGGTGGCAGGTACAATGGCTCATATGATTGGCCACAATATCGGAATGGGTCACGACGATGGAC GTGACGAATGCCACTGCGGAGATTGGCATGGCTGCATCATGTCGCACTCCATTATGGGCTTGGATAACGTCCAGCCGTACAAATTTTCCGAGTGCAGCCTCTCCGACTATATCGACACGCTCCGCATTGGTCACGGCCTCTGCCTCTTTAACCGACCCAATCAG CTGGGAGATTTTCGCACGTGCGGTAACGGGGTTGTTGAGGTTGGCGAAGAGTGCGATTGTGGAACAATCGAGGAGTGTCACGAATCTGATCCGTGCTGTGATCCCATCACGTGCAAATTGACAGCCGAAGCGGAATGCGCTTCCGGGCCGTGCTGTGACGATTGCAAA TTGCGTCCTAAAGGCTATCTCTGCCGAGATGCTACCAATGAATGCGATTTGCCGGAAATTTGTGACGGACGTTCGGGCCAGTGTCCGTTAGacatttttaagaaaaatggcAACCAGTGCGAAATCAATAAAGGCTACTGTTTTAACGGTGTGTGTCCCACATTGGACAGCCAATGCCGACTCATATGGGGCGATG GTGGACTGTCGGCTGATCGCAAATGTTTTGAGCAATTTAATTCGCAAGGATCGATTAATGGCCATTGCGGATTGGATTCACAAAACAATTATATTCGTTGCGATGCAGAGCATGTCATGTGTGGCTCTCTTCAATGCCAAATGGGCACACGTTACCCGATCGTGGCCGGAATGGATCAAATGTATTCGAGGACTGTGGTTTCCATGGCCGGTCGTGAATTTGAGTGCAA AATCACGAGTGGGACTGTTGCAGCAGCTGATTTGCCTGACCTAGGGATCGTGCGGGACGGAACGCCCTGCGGAAACAATTTG ATTTGCATGAACAAGACGTGCAGCAGCATCTATCCTTACATTGACCGGTCGAAATGCCCGAGCAACAATGTAGCGCTGGATTGCTCCGGTCACGGCGTCTGCTCTAATGTCAATTCATGTTTTTGCGACGCTGGATGGACGGGTCACGATTGCTCTACCCAAACGAATGACAGTTACATTCGTAGTGGCCATTCTGGTGACAAATCTGGATTGGGAGCTGCGGAAGCATCGGAACGAGACGCTTCACACGCCGGCGCCTTAGGCACTGGTGCTCCTCCGCCGTTGAATGGCGTCACCACCCTGAAACCGGAAGCGCAAACGAGCAACAGCAAAACCACCTCTTACG TAGACCGCAGTGGTCACAGCACGGTGTTTATGGTGGTGATGCTGGTCTCGGTAGTAGGGGGCGTATTTATCGTCTTTGCCCTAATGGCCCTCTGCTACAGGTCAGTGGTGGTACACAGAAACCTCTCCCTTTGCCTCAG aaggaAGAGTACCATGCCGAAATACGACCCACCGTATCTGAAACGACCGTTAGTCAACCCATCAGGACAAATGATGACGTTGCCGAAACCTCCTGGTAGCGGTGGAGGTAATCCTGGCGGAGGAGCGGGTCCTTCAGGAATGGGTGGAGCTCCTGGACCGTCTGGCATTAGCAATGCAACGGCCAATCATCACCACACGACGTCCATGTCAACAGATGCTCTCTCTTTAGAAGCGGGGGCCAAAGGCATCTCTTTCGGCACGATGCCTTCGTACAA CAATCGATTTCCTGGGCCCGGGAACGCTCAGCTCCAACAGCatcaacatcatcatcatcaacagcaacagcagcaacataTTGTCCAGCACATGAAACAACGCCAGCATCCGCACATGGATGGAATCAGTTCAGCGTCGCACAGCCACGTCAACAGTCCCAATTCCACACCTGCTCATCATGGCATCAGCAATCACATTATGCAAGCGTCTGCTAGTGAGGATGAAACCCTCCAGTCTGGTGAAGATGAAGGGACGGCCTTCTTGGACGGAATGCCGCAATCCAACAATTTGTCCGGCTCCGGGATCAACAAGCAACCGGAGAAGGGCATTCTCAAGAAATCCGGTGGAGGGGTGTACGGCTCGGTTGGTGCAGGCGGAGGAATCAGCTCATCCCAGCAGCAGCTGGCCGGTGGAGGCGGACATGGTCCGTTGTTGACTTTGCCCCTCGGTCGGATGAACAGCGGTTCGTCGATGATGATGAACAAGGAGAAATGGAGCGAAGAGTCGCAGTCGGACAATCAAGAAGTCATGTCCGTTTTACTGTCACCAGATGGCGGTAGTAGCCGAATAAGCGACCGGCTGGGTGCGTCCAGCCTTTCAGACGTTGAGCGCACTCTGAAGAGCCTCAACGGCTATCACGAAGACATCCTTCAA GCTCTTCGGAGTGCGGCGGCCAGCCAGCGAAGTGCCAGCACGGCCAGTTTGTCGGATGAGTTGCGGAAGTCATTTGCGGAATCGTACGCAGATTACTTCCCTCCGCCAGACTACCTGTCGATGCGAAGCCTCAACAATCACGACAAACACGGTGGTGTTGGCGGTCGTGGGGGCGTCATGGGGCCGGGCAGCAGTGTCAGTAGCACTAGCGAGAGATTGCCCGGATTGGCCAGCCCTCTGCCTGGCGGAGGTCCGCTAGGCGTTGGCGCACATGGCGGAGGTGACAGCGGTGACGAAGGCGACCTGGTGCCGCCCTGTGGACCGATTCGCATCCGCAACCTGGAGGACCTCATCCGTCAGCTGGAACGGCACAGCGCGCGTCACACTAGTCCGAACGGTTCGGAGGACATCCGCATGTCTGAAACGGAAGCGGATCGCCATTACCGGCTCATGGAGGCCGCAGCCGGAGGCGGTGTCCCCGGTTTAGGAGCTTCTGATTCCCAATCAGG TAGCGACGCCTTGCGATTTGTCTACGGCCGTTATCGACAGCCGACTTCCGTGCCGGGCATCAGCCTTTACGAAACTACCAGCAACGAGAACAATCACGACCACGACGACATCAAACACGGTGGACATGGCAGCGGTGATCCGGGTGACTCCGACGAAAGTGACAG TGACGTCGTGCTAGGAGCGGATCAGGAGCGGCTGTTTATCGACGATCCATTGCTGCTGAGTCGTGGAGGTCCCGAAGAACTCGGCTACGGACCGCCCTTGTCTCCGTCCGGCAACTCGGAAGAGTCTTACACTGTCGATGACGGGACAACAACTGTGTCGTCTTCTTATCCGTCGGGTTCCCGTTCAGCCGTTAGCGCTGATGAATCTCATCGAGTGGCTGCAGCAGCCGTTGAAGCTATTGCCGCATCTCCTCACATTCGACCAGCCAAATTTCCCGAATACAAACACTAA